The following proteins come from a genomic window of Falco cherrug isolate bFalChe1 chromosome Z, bFalChe1.pri, whole genome shotgun sequence:
- the CCL28 gene encoding C-C motif chemokine 28 produces the protein MGLNFVTVLAVLAVVVGQTSETLFPGAFNCCMKISDEIPKGILRRVERFEIQRADGLCHLEAVILYIGGRKFCVSPRIRKVKKWMKKKKHKIPRKKTHGGKQRRTKIIKKKLNKQ, from the exons ATGGGTCTGAACTTCGTCACTGTTCTGGCTGTTCTGGCAGTCGTGGTTGGTCAGACATCCGAGA CCTTGTTCCCTGGGGCCTTTAACTGTTGCATGAAAATTTCAGATGAAATTCCCAAAGGAATTCTCCGAAGAGTGGAGAGGTTTGAAATCCAGAGAGCTGATGGCCTGTGTCACCTAGAAGCTGTTAT TCTGTACATAGGAGGCAGAAAGTTCTGTGTGAGCCCACGGattagaaaagttaaaaaatggatgaagaagaagaagcaCAAgattcccagaaaaaaaactcatggtggaaagcagagaagaactaaaattattaaaaagaaattaaacaaacagtAA